The Spirochaetota bacterium genomic interval GACTGTGGGGCGTGCTCTGGACGGACCTCTTCCAGTTCGTGCTCAAGATGGGCATGGTGATCGCGCTCGCGGTCTTCGCGGTGGGCGCGAGCGGCGGCATGGGGACGCTCCTGGACGACCTCCGGAAGATCGACGCCGCGCGCGATCCCGGAAGCTCCATCCTCTCGCTCGTGCCCGACGTCAATTCCGCGTGGATGCCCATGATCACCTTCTTCGTCTTCATCGCGGTGAACTGGTGGGCCTCATGGTATCCCGGCGCCGAACCGGGGGGCGGGGGCTATATCGCGCAACGCATCTTCTCCGCGAAAGACGAGAAGCACTCGCTCCTCGCGACGCTCTGGTTCAATATCGCCCACTACGCCCTGCGTCCCTGGCCGTGGATCCTGGTCGCGCTCGTCGCCGTGGTGCGCTACCGGGACGACCCGCAGTTCGCCGCGGACCCGGAGTCCGGCTACATCCGCATTCTCGTGAGCGACCTCCCCGCGTACCTGCGCGGCCTCATGCTCGCCGCCTTCGCCGCGGCGTACATGTCGACCATAGGCACCCAACTCAACTGGGGGGCGAGTTACCTCGTCAACGACGTCTACCGGCGCTTCATCGCCAGGGAAAAGGCCGAGCCGCATTATGTGCGGATCTCGCAGGCGGTCACGATGCTGCTCATGCTCCTCTCGGTCGTCGTGACCTTCTACATGGAATCGATCGCGGACGCGTGGAAGGTGCTCATGGCGCTGGGCGCGGGGACCGGGCTCGTCTACATCCTCCGCTGGTTCTGGTGGAGGATCAACGCGTGGAGCGAGATCTCCGCGATGAGCGCGGCCTTCGTCACATCGCTGGTTCTACAGTTCGTCTTCAAGATGGACGAGGGCGACCCGCGCTCCTTCGCGTACCTGCTCCTCATCACGGTCGCCGTCACCTCGGCCACCTGGCTCGCGGTAACCTATCTCACGCGGCCCGAGCCCATGGATACCCTTGTCTCGTTCTACCGGAGGGTGCGCCCCAACCCCGCGCTCTGGGGCCCGGTCGCCGCGCGGGCGACGGACGTCGTTCCGCAGAAGGACGGCGTGTTCAACCTTTTCAACTGGCTCCTGGGCGCCGCCATGATCTACGCGTTCCTCTTTGGCGCCGGAAAGATACTGCTGGGAAGCCCGGTCACGGGAGTCGTCTTCCTCGCGTGCGGAATAGCGGCAGGGGGTCTGATATACTTTAACATCAACAGGCGCGGTTGGGAATCCGTGGGGCGCTGAGTTTGGATATCACCGCGAGTGTGTAAGCGTGGGAAAGATGATACGCATTAAGCCCCCTGAATCCCCCTGAGGGAGACTTGAGTATATCATCCTTCGTTATGATTATGAAAACCGAAAGTTTTGCTAAACTATTGTCTTGCCCCCTGCGGGGGTGCGGGGGCCGCTCCTGCGGCGGCACAGTGTAAGTATCCGGAAAGGAGGGTTACGACCATGCTCGAATTCATAGGTATTTCCGGATCGCTGCTTCTTTCGCTGTGCGGCCTGCCCCAGGCGGTGCAGAGCCTGCGGAACCGACACAGCCATGGGATCTCGTACGGCTTCATCTGGATGTGGGTCACGGGCGAGATCGCGCTCCTCATCTACGTCGCCGGCACCACCGCCGACCTGATCCTGATCGTTAACTACCTCTTCAACCTGCTCATAGGCGGGGTCATCCTCTGGTTCAAGCTGTTTCCCGCGAAGACCGCGGCCGATTGATCCCGTGCCCGCAACCGCGCCCCCGATAATTCATTGGCAATTATAATGGGGGGCCGATATACTTGGTCTTCGAAAATTATTCACCTGAAGGAGCCGGGCCTTGAAGATTCGACTTACCAAAACGGCCGCACTCATTTTCCTGCTGACGATCCTTTCATTAATGGCCTGCGCCACCGCCCCCAAGACCCACAATGACTACGTCGATCTCTTCCGCGACGAGTTTCCGAACCCGGTCGTGCGCGTGAGCGCGAGCCCGCTCCCGCAGTTCTCCGTGTGCTCCGTCTACGACAAGTCCTGGGAGGCCGAGGACCCGCTCATCCCGCAGACCTGGATCGCGACCGCGGACGGGAAAATATTCCGCGGCTTCGAAATCGAGAAGGCGCTCCTGCACGCGGGCTACGAGGCGAAGAGCGCGCAGGACGCGATGATGCTCCTGGAACTCTACATGATGGTGAGCGACGGGCTCACGCTCATACGGGACCCGGACGACGAGTACTTCAAGCCGATCATACCCGCCGCCGAGCGCGTGAAGATCAGGAAGCCCTCGTGCGAGCGGCTCGCAAACGCGTGGGTGGTGCGATGCCACGCGCTCTCCAGCAACGCCCGGCAGGTGCTCTTTCGGAACAAGCCGGTAATCTATACGCTGGAGGCTGTAACCCTGCGCGCGGACGGCCGCTCATTCGCGCACGAGCGGCGCCCGGTATGGAGCTCCGCGTCGGGCACGGAGCCGGAGTGACGGCAGGAAGCCACGCCTACCGCCCTTCTACCTTCCGGCACCGGTAGGTCGCCATGCAATGGTCGCCATATGCTGCGTCGATGATATCGAAACCCGCCCGGTAGAGCATCTCCTCCATAATCCAGTCATAGGTCGAGAATTCCTGGCGGATGTGCCGCTCGAAATTGCGCGCGGTTTCGTCGCCGGCAACCTTCCGAAAATCCTCCACGGCGAACGACAGCGCCTTTTCGTACGAGTCGAGCTTGACCGAGAACACGATATCCCTCAGGTACAGCATGCCGCCGGTAACCAACATGTCCGCGATGCGCCTGAGCGCGACGAGCTTCCAGAAGTCAGGGAGGTGATGGAGCGCGAGTTCGGTCACGACGGCGTCGAGCGGCGGCCCGGCGTGTTCGCAGGTAAGAAAACCGGCGTGCACGAAGGTGATATTGTCCAGGTCGCGGGCTGCCGCTTTCTTCTTCGCGTACGAGATCATCACGGGAGAAATATCGACGGCGATCACCTCCCTGCAGAACTCGGCGGCCCGCATGGCAAACTCCGCGGTACCGCAGCCGATCTCCATGATCCGGTGATCGTATTCGAGCTTGAGCGCCCTTATAATTACATCGACCTCCGCCGCCCGGTCTCGAAACGCGCCCATCCGCTCATCGTACCGGCGGACCTCGTCCTCATTCTCGTAGTCGGTTCCGATCTGCTTCATCTCGTCGTACTGCCACGCGGGTATGGTCATGGTCCCCTCCGGTACTGTGTTCTGGTGGATCGGGTTCCGGATTAATCCATCCCGCATCCCGGGGCAAGCGCTATTTCTGCTTCGCAGGCCCCATGAAGTGCGTCCGCGGAAGGAACCTCCCGGCGAAAGCGCAAGGAATGGGTGAGGTGGGCCGTTACGCCCGCGGGAGAAAGCATTGCGCGCCGCGCGCATTGACAACCGGCCGAACTTCCGCGATATTATTTTCATGGCGGCGGAAACTCGCTCGTTCGCCGCGAAAGGATATGGAGGCATCCCATGAAAAAAAATTTAGCAGTGTGCGCGATTCTCTGCGCGGCCGCGCTTGCGGTCGCGACCGGGTCCCGCGCCGAGGACGCGGCGCTCCCCGGCAAAACGGAGGCGCCCGCGTTCCAGGATTACGCGAACCGCCTTGAAGTGTATCTGACCCCCGGCTTCTCGTATTTGTACGGCCGCGACTCATTGAACGACCGGCTCGCGGCGAACGGCTACCCCGGCGTTCGTCCCGCGTACGCGGCGTCGGGGGGCGGCATCCGGATAGGCATGGACCGATTCATCCTGGGCATGGAGGGATACGGCTTCTCGGGCAGGCCCCGCCAGAGCGCGACACACACGGTTACCGCGGCCGGTGGCTTTGCGACGCTCAACATCGGCTACGCGGCGCTCGTGACCGGGAATTTCCGGCTCTACCCGCTCCTGGGACTGGGCGCGGGCGGGACCGTGCTCACGATCGAGGAGCGCGGCACCCCCACCTTCGATGAAATCATGACCGATCCCGGCAGGGGCGTCACGGTGACCACGGGCGGGCCGCTCGTGAACGCATCCCTCCAGGCCGAGTACTTCATCCGGCTCATCAACCGGGGCGGCATCGTGATCGGCGTGCAGGCGGGCTACATGTACCAGTTCTACGATCCCGGCTGGTTCCTCGCCGGAAGCGGCGGCGGCCGCGACATGCGCGACCGCGAAGCGGACGGCGGGCCCGCGTTCAGGCTGAACGGTCTGTACGGGGGACTCAGGATCGGGTGGTCGTTTCTATTTTAGGGGAATGCAGGCTGCGTATCCGGCCGGAATATGCTCCGGATTTTCATTGACAGCGCGTGACTCCTTACCTATATTGAAATTCGTAAGGAGATACGATCATGTTCTCGAAAATTACGGACAAGTTCCAGATAACGATTCCCAGGGAAATACGCGAGCTCTTGAAGCTCTCGCGTAACGATTCCCTGGAATGGAAATATAAAAAGGGCGTCGTCACGGTGAGCCCCGCGAAGAAGTCCTTCCTGGCATTCGAGGGAACCGTCAAAACAGGTCCCGGCGACATCGAAAGGGATATCGAGAACGCGAAACGGGCGCGCGCGAAGGGCGCGAAATGAAAAAGTACGCGCTCGATACCAACGCGCTGGTTTCATTCGTCACAGACCGGGACGAGCGCCAGCGGGCCAAAATTTTCCCTTACTTTACAAAAGCCGCCGGGATGGGCTGCGCGCTTGTCGTGACGGAAACGGTGTTGAGCGAATTCGTGTACGTCCTGTCGCACGTCTACTCGGTGGAGGAGGCGGTGATCGCGGAGATGATCAAAGCGCTCGCGGCCATGCCCGGCATTTCAACCGATACCGCGTTCGATCTCGATGGCATTCTCGAGTTATGGCCGGGGAAGATAAGGGACTACGGCGATGCCGTCCTGGGGCATTATGCCGGAACACGAGGGATTCCCGTCCTTTCGTTCGATAAGAAACTTATCTCTCAATTGAAAAAATGCGGCATATCAGCCGAATCGCCTTAATCGTTGCTGCAGTGCCCCTCCGCGGTGATCTTCCATGCCGCGGCAAGCCTCACCCCGCCCCCTTCTTCATGATCGCCGCAAGCTCCAGCGCCCGCGCGATCATGGCCGACGCCGCGTGCAGGCCCGCGGCGTCCTGCTCCACGCCCAGCCGGACCTCCCGGTCGAAGAGCCCCGACCCGTCCCTGCTCGCGACGCCCGACGCACCCAGCGGGCTTACGCAGTGATGCACGCTCACGGGAATCATCTCGAGCGTGAGGAAGGCGTAGATGTGCGAAAGGTGCGTGGTCTCGAGCCCCCCGTGCCGCGCCCAGGCGACCGCCGCGCTCAGGCCCACTTTATTTTTCAGTTTGCCGCCCGCGAGGTTTCCGAACACGAACACGCGTAAGCGGTCGATGAACGAGGCCATCATGCCGCTCGTGCGCATGAAGTAGACGGGGCTCGAGAGGAGTATGACGTCCGCCGCCTCCAGCATTTCGAAAACCGGCTGGGCGTCATCCTTGATCGAGCAGTATCGGCCCGGGGCCTGCTTGCGAAGGCAGAAATTGCAATGGACGCAGTCGCGGATTTCCAGCTCCGCCAGGCGCACGGCCTCGAACAGCGCACCAGCTTTTTCAGCCTCGGCCCGGAGATGATCCAGGTACGCGTTCACGTTCCCCTTTTTCACGGGGCTCCCCGATACGGCGACAATGCGCACTTCCATGGCCCGGCCTCCCTGGCTTGAATGGTACCCATAGCTTTCACGGACCGCGGGCGCTGTCAAGAATTTGGGGGGCCGATGCGCCGGTCGGCGCCCAGTCGGGCGGAATGCGCGGACCGGGCCGGGTGCGACGTGCAGGGATAAATCGTTGACATTTTGCGCACGCCCGGGAATCCTCGGGGGAACATGACAAGATTAAGCGTAAACATAAACAAGATCGCCACCATCCGCAACGCCCGCGGCGGCACCGTGCCCGACGTCGTCAAGGCGGCCGTCCTTTGCCAGGGATTCGGAGCCCAGGGCATCACCGTGCATCCGCGCCCGGACGAACGGCATATCCGGTTCCAGGACGTCAGGGATATCCGGCCCGTCATCACGACCGAGTTTAATATGGAAGGATATCCCTCGCGGCAATTCCTCGACCTGGTGCGGGAGGTCAGGCCTCACCAGGTCACCCTGGTGCCCGATTCGCCCGACGTCCTGACATCAAACCAGGGATGGAACGTTACGCGGCACGAAAAATTCCTTGCCGACATCGTCGCCGAACTGCGGGGGTATGGGATAAGGACATCCCTCTTCGTCGACGCGGACCCGGACCAGATCGAGCGCGCCGCCCTTACCGGGACGAACCGTATCGAGCTGTACACCGAACCGTATGCCGTCCAATTTCCCGTCGATCCCTATGGGGCTGTCGCCCCCTTCGTCCGGGCGGCCGTGAAGGCGGCGGAAGCCGGGCTGGGACTGAACGCGGGACACGACCTGAACCTCGAAAATCTAAAATTTTTCAAAGAACATATTCCCGGCCTGCTTGAAGTCTCAATCGGTCACGCCCTGATTTCGGACGCGCTTTACCTTGGACTTGAAAAGACCATCCGGCTTTACCTGGAACAAATAGCCTGACATTGTTCATTCCCTCTGCGGTTGAAGCACCGCACGCAATCTTTTCAATCGATCAGTACGGGGGAAGCGCGACCGTGACGCGGAACGCGTCCTCGAACACGCGGAGATTTTTCTTCAAGGCCCAGTTCACGAGGGTGAAGTCCCCCTTCCCCCGGTAGTGGACGGTTACGACGGGACCCTGCCGTCCAAGCACTACTTCCCTGACATGCTGGTTGTGCTCCCTGTCAAGGGCGTCGGCGATCCTCAGGATGGCCGCAAGCTTTATCACGATTTCCCGCTCCCGCAACGAAAGCTTCATGAACAGCTCGTGCCGCTCCTTCGGGGCGGATTTCCTGTGATAGCGGGCGATATTGGCCACGATCAGCATCTCACCGTCCGTAAAGCCGGGAAGCTCGGACTGGGAGAGAATATAGAGGGAATGCTTATGGTGGCCCTTGAAGCTGATGAAGCTTCCTACATCATGGAGAAGGGCCGCTGCCATGAGCATCCTCCTCTCGCCGTGGCCCAGCCCGTGAAGCGCGGAAGCCTGGTCGAACAGGGAGAGGGCAAGCCGCTGCACGTGCGCGCCGTGAGCCTCGTCGAAAAGGTATCTCCTCCCCAGATTTGTCGCGGCGCTCAACACCGCGTCCTCGACGTGTTTCCGGTGACCCCGGCCCGACATGAGCTCGTCGGCGATGTCGTAGAGAATGCCCTCCTTAACCCCCACGCCCGGCGCAAGGATCTCCTTCGCGCCGGTCATGCGCGCGATGCGCTCGTACACCACGGCGGCGGGTAAAATCACATCGGCGCGGTCCGGCCTGAGCTTGAACTTCTCGACCCGTTCCCGGAAGGACATCCCCCAGAGCGTTTTGATCGCGGCACGCAGGGATACCGCCTTGATGACGCGCACACCGCCCTCGCCCGTCGCGGCCCCCGTAAGCGTGGCGAGCTCCTCGATGTTGCCGCCCGTGGCAACGAGTCCCGAGGGTTTCCTGTGCCGCGCGGCCGAGGGTATCCTGAGCGTCGATACGTATTCCGTAAGGAGGCGATTGAAGCGTCCCGGCTCTTCCGAGGAGAGGGACAGCTCCTCCAGGAGCCGAATGGTCCCCATGGTGTGGGACTCGCTCCAGAGTACGCCCCCGGAATCGCACAGGGAGACCTCGACACTGCCGCCGCCGATATCGACCAGCAGCCACTGCTTCTCACCCAGGTTTATCCTGCGTCGCACCGCAAGGTGCACGAGTCTCGCCTCTTCCGATCCGCTTATGATGGTGACTTCGATTCCGGATTTTTTCTTGATTTCCTCGACCAGGCTGCTGCCGTTCCTGCTATCCCTGACGGCGCTCGTTGCGACACAGCGGAAATGACTTATCCCGTCCCTCTTGATCCGCCCGGCGGCGTTTTGCAGAACCTCCACGGCCCTGTCCATCGCGGTCCTTTCCATGGCGCCGCTCAGGAAAACGTCGTGCCCCAGCCGCACGGGGTAGCGTTCCGATTCGATGACACTGTAGGATACTGGAGAGGTAAATGCGGCGGATACGTACCTTATGGCATTCGAACCGATGTCGATGCCTGCGATTCTAAAGGGCGTGTGCACGGCTTCCGGTACTATTTTTTATCGTCCGTTTCTAGCGGGTTCGCTTCGGACTGGATGTAGCGAAGCCG includes:
- a CDS encoding sodium:proline symporter translates to MQLTVVDFVVIALYFLFNLAIALWLRKRATKSVSDFFVSGGKASWWLAGTSMVATTFAADTPLVVTGLVAKNGIAGNWIWWSMVFSGMLTVFFYAKLWRRAGVLTDVEFAEIRYAGKPAAFLRAFRAVYLGLPINLIIMGWVNLAIVKIMMTVLGVSKVEALGMTIIIMVLTASISTISGLWGVLWTDLFQFVLKMGMVIALAVFAVGASGGMGTLLDDLRKIDAARDPGSSILSLVPDVNSAWMPMITFFVFIAVNWWASWYPGAEPGGGGYIAQRIFSAKDEKHSLLATLWFNIAHYALRPWPWILVALVAVVRYRDDPQFAADPESGYIRILVSDLPAYLRGLMLAAFAAAYMSTIGTQLNWGASYLVNDVYRRFIAREKAEPHYVRISQAVTMLLMLLSVVVTFYMESIADAWKVLMALGAGTGLVYILRWFWWRINAWSEISAMSAAFVTSLVLQFVFKMDEGDPRSFAYLLLITVAVTSATWLAVTYLTRPEPMDTLVSFYRRVRPNPALWGPVAARATDVVPQKDGVFNLFNWLLGAAMIYAFLFGAGKILLGSPVTGVVFLACGIAAGGLIYFNINRRGWESVGR
- a CDS encoding class I SAM-dependent methyltransferase; amino-acid sequence: MPPYPFAANERVSAAMKIISRKFGRLSMRAARNAFSRGRNGPPHPFLALSPGGSFRGRTSWGLRSRNSACPGMRDGLIRNPIHQNTVPEGTMTIPAWQYDEMKQIGTDYENEDEVRRYDERMGAFRDRAAEVDVIIRALKLEYDHRIMEIGCGTAEFAMRAAEFCREVIAVDISPVMISYAKKKAAARDLDNITFVHAGFLTCEHAGPPLDAVVTELALHHLPDFWKLVALRRIADMLVTGGMLYLRDIVFSVKLDSYEKALSFAVEDFRKVAGDETARNFERHIRQEFSTYDWIMEEMLYRAGFDIIDAAYGDHCMATYRCRKVEGR
- a CDS encoding AbrB/MazE/SpoVT family DNA-binding domain-containing protein; translation: MFSKITDKFQITIPREIRELLKLSRNDSLEWKYKKGVVTVSPAKKSFLAFEGTVKTGPGDIERDIENAKRARAKGAK
- a CDS encoding type II toxin-antitoxin system VapC family toxin — translated: MKKYALDTNALVSFVTDRDERQRAKIFPYFTKAAGMGCALVVTETVLSEFVYVLSHVYSVEEAVIAEMIKALAAMPGISTDTAFDLDGILELWPGKIRDYGDAVLGHYAGTRGIPVLSFDKKLISQLKKCGISAESP
- a CDS encoding flavodoxin family protein, giving the protein MEVRIVAVSGSPVKKGNVNAYLDHLRAEAEKAGALFEAVRLAELEIRDCVHCNFCLRKQAPGRYCSIKDDAQPVFEMLEAADVILLSSPVYFMRTSGMMASFIDRLRVFVFGNLAGGKLKNKVGLSAAVAWARHGGLETTHLSHIYAFLTLEMIPVSVHHCVSPLGASGVASRDGSGLFDREVRLGVEQDAAGLHAASAMIARALELAAIMKKGAG
- a CDS encoding pyridoxine 5'-phosphate synthase; the protein is MTRLSVNINKIATIRNARGGTVPDVVKAAVLCQGFGAQGITVHPRPDERHIRFQDVRDIRPVITTEFNMEGYPSRQFLDLVREVRPHQVTLVPDSPDVLTSNQGWNVTRHEKFLADIVAELRGYGIRTSLFVDADPDQIERAALTGTNRIELYTEPYAVQFPVDPYGAVAPFVRAAVKAAEAGLGLNAGHDLNLENLKFFKEHIPGLLEVSIGHALISDALYLGLEKTIRLYLEQIA
- a CDS encoding Ppx/GppA family phosphatase, producing the protein MHTPFRIAGIDIGSNAIRYVSAAFTSPVSYSVIESERYPVRLGHDVFLSGAMERTAMDRAVEVLQNAAGRIKRDGISHFRCVATSAVRDSRNGSSLVEEIKKKSGIEVTIISGSEEARLVHLAVRRRINLGEKQWLLVDIGGGSVEVSLCDSGGVLWSESHTMGTIRLLEELSLSSEEPGRFNRLLTEYVSTLRIPSAARHRKPSGLVATGGNIEELATLTGAATGEGGVRVIKAVSLRAAIKTLWGMSFRERVEKFKLRPDRADVILPAAVVYERIARMTGAKEILAPGVGVKEGILYDIADELMSGRGHRKHVEDAVLSAATNLGRRYLFDEAHGAHVQRLALSLFDQASALHGLGHGERRMLMAAALLHDVGSFISFKGHHKHSLYILSQSELPGFTDGEMLIVANIARYHRKSAPKERHELFMKLSLREREIVIKLAAILRIADALDREHNQHVREVVLGRQGPVVTVHYRGKGDFTLVNWALKKNLRVFEDAFRVTVALPPY